CACTCAAGCAATCAAATCAAATAGCCAACTCCTTATCTCAACTCTCCAAACACTACTCCCTCTCCTTAACTCAGTAATGGCTAACTCCTTGGTCCTTAAGCTCACTTGCTTGGCACTCATGTGCTTGGTGATTGGTGCACCAGTTGCCCAAGCCGCAATATCATGTGGCCAAGTCCAAAGCAGCCTCGTTGCTTGCATTCCCTACCTGAGGAGTGGAGGGTCTCCCACACAGGCTTGCTGCAATGGGGTTAAGTCCCTTAACAATGCTGCTAAGACCACAGCTGACCGCCAGGCCGCTTGTGAGTGTTTGAAAACAGCTGCCGGTAGCATCTCTGGACTTAGTCCTGCTAATGCTGCTTCTCTCCCTGGCAAGTGTGGAGTCAATGTTCCTTACAAGATCAGCACCTCCACCAACTGCAAAAAGTAACTATGTCTCTATGCTTGCATATTTACACAACTTTAATCGTTgggttttaacattttttttttatttggttacaAG
The sequence above is drawn from the Quercus robur chromosome 7, dhQueRobu3.1, whole genome shotgun sequence genome and encodes:
- the LOC126692547 gene encoding non-specific lipid-transfer protein 1-like codes for the protein MANSLVLKLTCLALMCLVIGAPVAQAAISCGQVQSSLVACIPYLRSGGSPTQACCNGVKSLNNAAKTTADRQAACECLKTAAGSISGLSPANAASLPGKCGVNVPYKISTSTNCKNVK